In Oncorhynchus clarkii lewisi isolate Uvic-CL-2024 chromosome 24, UVic_Ocla_1.0, whole genome shotgun sequence, one DNA window encodes the following:
- the LOC139382749 gene encoding NF-kappa-B inhibitor zeta yields the protein MRGRYKSKENAGSECIHAFEGKRDIGNGLFRSYDSPMPGEPASYSEGPNSPNGGILTSLVDGNGPSTMNSSLTGPKRSNYDGEKRYLGVRVKMPVRDMLNKIRIAKGMDPQNIQGNCGKALKGEKKRVNTNRDRRSSKRKQPTKSLEELAIIVEVLEEDLKASKPYSQSNTSESPDYSPEPNVQPWNSPEQLQHSHSMKFSQENKMPQQATNYCMSELKLSRSAHNHNTSVPPLNSQGRCINDESDNMMPSPDSYMTYSPSSTSECQVPSPQYSGFASPLSSSYELGQDGGSDYQDSFSPQCQDSFSPQCQDSFSPQCQDSFSPQCQDSFSPQCQDSFSPQCQDSFSPQCQDSFSSHWLSYMGQNWNSTAYFWNQLQREESLLTVVSDTEVLATDRNGRTALHRVVGQGKRALGYVIAKRMAALNRLDVKDSEGKTALHLAAQKNQHLMVADLIHLGACVNEKDRSGKTCLHLSVENGYIRVLEVLKNMMKEGIYVDVEATDNYGLSVFQCAAVALNVTVRELERSVAPSQMRLHTLRKEQMMETLGCLLQMGSYHHTLGNYVT from the exons ATGCGTGGGCGATATAAAAGTAAGGAGAACGCGGGCAGTGAATGCATCCATGCTTTTGAGGGGAAACGGGACATTGGAAACGGGCTGTTTAGGAGTTACGACTCACCTATGCCAGGAGAACCTGCCAGCTACTCGGAAGGGCCAAATTCCCCAAATGGAGGTATCCTGACAAGTTTGGTCGACGGGAATGGGCCTTCGACAATGAACTCTTCTTTGACAG GTCCAAAACGCTCCAACTATGACGGTGAGAAAAGGTACCTGGGAGTCAGGGTGAAAATGCCTGTGAGAGACATGCTTAATAAGATTCGCATAGCGAAGGGAATGGACCCCCAAAATATCCAG GGAAACTGCGGAAAGGCATTGAAAG GAGAGAAGAAACGGGTAAATACCAATAGAGATCGCAGAAGTAGCAAG AGAAAACAACCTACAAAGAGCCTGGAGGAACTCGCCATAATAGTGGAGGTGTTGGAGGAGGATCTCAAAGCCAGCAAACCATACAGCCAGTCTAACACGTCTGAGTCACCTGATTACAGCCCAGAGCCCAACGTGCAACCATGGAATAGTCCAGAGCAACTCCAGCATAGTCACTCAATGAAGTTCAGTCAGGAAAACAAGATGCCACAACAAGCTACAAACTACTGTATGTCAGAGCTAAAGCTATCCCGCTCTGCACACAATCACAACACTAGTGTTCCTCCGTTGAACTCCCAAGGACGGTGTATCAACGACGAATCCGACAATATGATGCCCAGTCCAGATTCATATATGACTTACTCCCCCAGCAGCACCAGTGAATGTCAAGTGCCATCTCCCCAATATTCGGGCTTTGCTAGCCCCCTGTCCTCCAGCTATGAGTTAGGTCAGGATGGAGGTAGTGACTACCAGGATAGCTTTAGCCCCCAGTGCCAGGATAGCTTTAGCCCCCAGTGCCAGGATAGCTTTAGCCCCCAGTGCCAGGATAGCTTTAGCCCCCAGTGCCAGGATAGCTTTAGCCCCCAGTGCCAGGATAGCTTTAGCCCCCAGTGCCAGGATAGCTTTAGCCCCCAGTGCCAGGATAGCTTTAGCTCACATTGGCTCAGCTACATGGGCCAGAATTGGAACAGCACAGCATACTTCTGGAACCAGCTCCAGAGGGAGGAGAGCTTACTGACGGTGGTCTCTGACACAGAGGTTCTGGCCACAGACAGGAACGGAAGGAC AGCTCTCCACAGAGTTGTGGGTCAAGGCAAGAGGGCCCTGGGATATGTGATTGCCAAAAGGATGGCAGCTCTGAATAGGCTGGATGTCAAAGACTCAGAGGGAAAG ACTGCACTTCACCTGGCTGCCCAAAAGAACCAACACCTGATGGTGGCTGATCTGATTCACCTTGGTGCCTGTGTGAACGAGAAGGACAGGAGTGGAAAGACATGCCTGCACCTCAGTGTCGAGAATGGATACATTCGAGTTCTGGAG GTTCTGAAAAATATGATGAAAGAAGGGATTTATGTAGATGTCGAAGCTACAGATAATTATG GActcagtgtgtttcagtgtgcAGCAGTGGCTCTGAACGTCACCGTGCGAGAGCTGGAGAGAAGTGTGGCACCTAGTCAGATGAGACTCCACACACTGCGCAAGGAGCAGATGATGGAGACACTGGGGTGTCTGCTGCAAATGGGAAGCTACCATCACACTCTG GGGAACTACGTGACTTAG